The window ACATAGAGCGTCATGTCGGCGAGGTCGGGCGAGAAGGTGGCGGCAAGATTGTCGCCGCCGGACTCGATGAAGATGATGTCGAGATCGGGGAATTTCTTGTTCAACTCGGCGATGGCCCGCAGATTGATCGAGGCGTCCTCGCGAATGGCGGTGTGCGGACAGCCGCCGGTCTCGACGCCGATGATACGCTCCTCGGGCAGCGCCTGCAGGCGGGCCAGCATCATGGCGTCTTCCCTGGTGTAGATGTCGTTGGTGACGACCGCGATGGAAAAGTCGTCGCGCATGGCCTTGCAGAGCTTTTCGGTGAGCGTTGTCTTTCCGG is drawn from Mesorhizobium sp. B1-1-8 and contains these coding sequences:
- the ureG gene encoding urease accessory protein UreG, which gives rise to MKSKNGPLRIGIGGPVGSGKTTLTEKLCKAMRDDFSIAVVTNDIYTREDAMMLARLQALPEERIIGVETGGCPHTAIREDASINLRAIAELNKKFPDLDIIFIESGGDNLAATFSPDLADMTLYVISVCQGEEIPRKGGPAITRSDFLIINKSDLAPYVNVKLDVMESDAARMRGKRPFGFTDLSRGKGLREVIEFILEHGGLQSTRPAA